Proteins found in one Cricetulus griseus strain 17A/GY chromosome X, alternate assembly CriGri-PICRH-1.0, whole genome shotgun sequence genomic segment:
- the LOC100767129 gene encoding ferritin heavy chain produces the protein MGFLRKSHRRQRHRCPLRVSRATVAYPLVFMTPPIISPPSQVRQNYHFDCKTAVNNHVQLQLHNSSVYLAMAFYFDSEDVAQKNLASFFLNKSHECTAQAEMFLELQNQRGGRISLGSIREADRNNWLGGLQAMECALQLELSTNQSLVALHQLASSKSDAHLCSFLKNHFLTKQVEVLKEISGYVTKLRQMGSPDDGIAEYLFGKLTLDDNKGK, from the coding sequence ATGGGTTTTCTGCGAAAGTCTCATCGCCGCCAACGCCACCGCTGCCCACTCCGTGTCTCAAGGGCTACGGTTGCCTATCCGTTGGTGTTTATGACACCACCCATCATCTCGCCACCATCTCAAGTGCGTCAGAACTACCACTTCGACTGCAAGACCGCTGTTAACAACCACGTCCAGCTACAACTGCATAACTCCTCTGTCTACCTGGCCATGGCCTTCTACTTTGATAGTGAAGACGTGGCTCAGAAGAACTTGGCAAGCTTCTTCCTGAACAAGTCGCACGAATGTACCGCGCAAGCTGAGATGTTCCTGGAGCTGCAAAACCAGCGTGGTGGCCGCATCTCTCTGGGCAGTATCAGGGAGGCAGACCGTAATAATTGGCTCGGCGGCCTTCAAGCCATGGAGTGTGCCCTTCAACTGGAGCTGAGCACCAACCAAAGCCTTGTGGCCCTGCACCAGCTAGCCTCTAGCAAGAGCGATGCCCATCTATGCAGCTTCCTGAAGAACCATTTTCTGACCAAGCAAGTTGAGGTCCTCAAGGAGATAAGCGGCTACGTGACCAAATTACGCCAAATGGGGTCTCCAGATGACGGCATAGCTGAATATCTATTTGGGAAACTTACCCTGGATGACAACAAAGGGAAATGA